A single window of Prochlorococcus marinus XMU1410 DNA harbors:
- a CDS encoding DUF3143 domain-containing protein: protein MNPSKKPINQNSLQSLELWLTDLGAVKDINNPSKWYLLLSNWNATIIFEQEDLSVIWESEGQETKRLFSYCINREDVENAILQGP, encoded by the coding sequence GTGAATCCCTCTAAAAAACCTATCAATCAAAATTCACTGCAATCATTGGAATTGTGGTTAACTGATTTAGGTGCTGTGAAGGATATTAATAATCCATCTAAATGGTATCTATTACTTTCAAATTGGAATGCAACTATTATTTTTGAACAAGAAGATTTAAGTGTTATTTGGGAAAGTGAAGGACAAGAAACTAAAAGACTATTTTCCTACTGCATTAATAGAGAAGATGTGGAAAATGCAATACTGCAGGGACCTTAA